One Streptosporangium sp. NBC_01495 DNA window includes the following coding sequences:
- a CDS encoding phage holin family protein — MTNTKESLPTSELIRQMSEQVSRLVRDELRLAKVELTEKGRHAGIGVGLFGGAGVVALFGAGALVAAVILFLARVMPPWAAAALVGGVLLVVAGALGFFGRRQVAEAAPPTPVRTIESVKDDIDAVKERAHR; from the coding sequence ATGACCAACACCAAGGAATCGCTGCCGACATCCGAGCTGATCCGGCAGATGTCGGAGCAGGTCTCGCGTCTCGTCAGGGACGAGTTGCGTCTGGCCAAGGTGGAGCTGACGGAGAAGGGCAGGCACGCCGGAATCGGCGTGGGGCTGTTCGGCGGAGCGGGAGTCGTGGCCCTGTTCGGGGCCGGTGCCCTGGTCGCCGCGGTGATCCTGTTTCTCGCGCGGGTCATGCCCCCGTGGGCGGCGGCCGCGCTCGTGGGCGGGGTACTGCTGGTCGTGGCCGGAGCGCTCGGGTTCTTCGGCAGGCGCCAGGTCGCCGAGGCCGCCCCGCCGACCCCCGTACGGACCATCGAGAGCGTCAAGGACGACATCGACGCGGTGAAAGAGAGGGCGCACCGATGA
- a CDS encoding DUF3618 domain-containing protein: MTETDPGGPDRLEADAGTTGSRRKGVDEPITPDESGSLNIPPNQPDGSPREDLGVPESERDGTPRLAGTTATTTPYANTGGTGGGAAGTGRTVGGDGNDRETVRRDIEDARRELGDTVEALVHKTDVKGRFQETAAQVGDDLRKVGAATATTATEMVERVKVAAPEMVERVKVAAPEMVGRVKEAAPEVVGRVREVTPAEIKDAAGRVTTEAGKRPVVTIAAVAALFLVVLRVLRRGKNKKRK; the protein is encoded by the coding sequence ATGACCGAGACAGACCCGGGCGGGCCCGACCGGCTCGAGGCCGACGCCGGGACCACCGGATCCCGCAGGAAGGGCGTCGACGAGCCCATCACGCCGGACGAGAGCGGATCGCTGAACATCCCGCCGAACCAGCCGGACGGCTCGCCCCGCGAGGACCTCGGCGTCCCCGAGTCCGAGCGCGACGGCACCCCCCGGCTCGCGGGCACCACGGCGACGACCACCCCGTACGCCAACACCGGTGGCACCGGCGGCGGCGCGGCGGGGACAGGCAGGACCGTCGGAGGCGACGGGAACGACAGGGAAACCGTGCGGCGGGACATCGAGGACGCCCGCCGCGAACTGGGCGACACAGTGGAGGCACTGGTGCACAAGACCGACGTCAAGGGCCGTTTCCAGGAGACCGCCGCTCAGGTGGGCGACGACCTGCGCAAGGTGGGGGCGGCGACCGCCACCACGGCCACCGAAATGGTGGAGCGGGTCAAGGTGGCCGCCCCTGAGATGGTGGAGCGGGTCAAGGTGGCCGCCCCCGAGATGGTCGGACGGGTGAAGGAGGCGGCCCCCGAGGTCGTTGGCCGGGTCAGGGAAGTGACTCCCGCCGAGATCAAGGACGCGGCGGGCAGGGTCACGACCGAGGCGGGCAAGCGCCCTGTCGTGACGATCGCGGCGGTCGCCGCGCTCTTCCTGGTCGTCCTCCGTGTCCTGCGGCGAGGCAAGAACAAGAAGAGGAAGTAG
- a CDS encoding VOC family protein, translating into MNAVLTGVHHLKIWVSDLERSRSWYERVLGLEHHTSFQDEDGVIRGMSFTVPGAAFQIALRENPELARALFDADPFALQVTPEGLDDWAARLDGLGVPHSPIFRASAGHAMGFTDPDGVQIRLYAPDEQVHAAQVGAGGVYRSGQTPDLTPAPERDQD; encoded by the coding sequence TTGAACGCCGTACTGACCGGTGTGCACCACCTCAAGATCTGGGTGAGCGACCTGGAGCGGAGCCGCTCCTGGTACGAACGGGTCCTGGGGCTGGAGCACCACACCAGCTTCCAGGACGAGGACGGGGTGATCAGGGGCATGAGCTTCACGGTCCCCGGCGCGGCCTTCCAGATCGCGCTGCGCGAGAACCCCGAGCTGGCCAGGGCGCTCTTCGACGCCGACCCCTTCGCGCTCCAGGTCACCCCTGAGGGGCTCGACGACTGGGCCGCCCGTCTCGACGGGCTCGGCGTCCCGCACAGCCCGATCTTCAGGGCCTCCGCGGGCCACGCGATGGGCTTCACCGACCCCGACGGAGTCCAGATCCGCCTGTACGCCCCGGACGAGCAGGTCCATGCGGCCCAGGTGGGCGCGGGAGGCGTCTACCGGTCCGGCCAAACCCCCGACCTCACCCCCGCCCCCGAGCGGGATCAGGACTGA
- a CDS encoding TenA family protein, producing MEQIAYDEWRESAVDPAFSEWMRALSEPEWTAVVNHPFAASITRGDVPDDDMRRYLVQDFQFVDSFTALLGAAVACADSFESRVPFGRFLGEIATTEEVTYFHRALAALGAAPADLASPELEPVTEDFRALMDEARTSQEYPLVLAVLCVAEWTYLGWAALAEEPLPDNFVHREWIELHEGPAFRAWVHFLRDELDRLGPGLDEEGRLRVLDFFRRAVRLELRFFDMAAGS from the coding sequence GTGGAGCAGATCGCCTACGACGAGTGGCGTGAGAGTGCCGTCGATCCCGCCTTCAGCGAGTGGATGCGCGCGCTGAGCGAGCCGGAGTGGACGGCGGTGGTGAACCACCCGTTCGCCGCCTCGATCACCCGGGGCGACGTCCCCGACGACGACATGCGCCGCTACCTGGTCCAGGACTTCCAGTTCGTCGACTCCTTCACCGCCCTGCTCGGGGCGGCCGTCGCCTGCGCCGACAGCTTCGAGTCGCGGGTGCCGTTCGGCCGGTTCCTGGGCGAGATCGCCACCACCGAGGAGGTGACGTACTTCCACCGGGCCCTCGCCGCCCTCGGCGCCGCCCCCGCCGACCTGGCCTCCCCCGAGCTGGAGCCGGTCACGGAAGACTTCCGCGCCCTGATGGACGAGGCCAGGACCAGCCAGGAGTACCCGCTCGTCCTGGCGGTGCTGTGCGTGGCCGAATGGACCTATCTGGGCTGGGCCGCCCTCGCCGAGGAGCCGCTTCCCGACAACTTCGTGCACCGCGAGTGGATCGAGCTGCACGAGGGCCCGGCCTTCCGCGCCTGGGTGCACTTCCTGCGCGACGAGCTGGACCGGCTGGGCCCCGGGCTGGACGAGGAGGGACGGCTGCGCGTGCTCGACTTCTTCCGCCGCGCCGTACGGCTGGAGCTGCGTTTCTTCGACATGGCCGCCGGTTCCTGA
- the wrbA gene encoding NAD(P)H:quinone oxidoreductase — MAEEVVAEEVVTEPVVNAAVIYYSATGTVFALAKAAAVAAEKAGAEVRLRKVRELAPAEAVAANEGWAAHAAATQYVVEASLADLRWADALLFGTPTRYGNPTAQMRQFIDTTGELWAQGLLANKIVSSFTASTTAHGGQESTILAMNNTFYHWGAIIVPPGYVDPVQFRSGNPYGTSHTSDNGTIPPGDVQLEAMGFQARRVVEVAAAFLRGRLS, encoded by the coding sequence GTGGCCGAAGAGGTGGTGGCCGAAGAGGTGGTGACCGAACCGGTCGTCAACGCCGCCGTCATCTACTACTCGGCCACGGGTACGGTCTTCGCGCTGGCCAAGGCCGCCGCCGTCGCCGCGGAGAAGGCCGGTGCCGAGGTCCGCCTGCGCAAGGTCAGGGAACTCGCGCCGGCCGAGGCCGTCGCGGCCAACGAGGGCTGGGCCGCCCACGCCGCCGCCACCCAGTACGTCGTGGAGGCCTCGCTGGCGGACCTGAGGTGGGCCGACGCGCTCCTGTTCGGCACGCCCACCCGCTACGGCAACCCCACCGCCCAGATGAGGCAGTTCATCGACACCACCGGTGAGCTCTGGGCCCAGGGCCTGCTGGCCAACAAGATCGTCTCGTCGTTCACCGCCAGTACGACGGCCCACGGCGGGCAGGAGAGCACGATCCTCGCGATGAACAACACCTTCTACCACTGGGGCGCGATCATCGTGCCGCCCGGCTACGTGGACCCCGTCCAGTTCCGGTCCGGCAATCCGTACGGCACCAGCCACACCTCCGACAACGGCACGATCCCGCCCGGCGACGTACAGCTGGAGGCGATGGGTTTCCAGGCGCGGCGGGTGGTGGAGGTCGCGGCGGCGTTCCTTCGAGGGCGCCTGTCCTGA
- a CDS encoding MaoC family dehydratase, with protein MTVHEPGLGRYYEDFVVGDVYQHPLGRTISEADNTWFTLLTMNTNQNHFNAHFAARAPVGKVIVNSGLSVAIVLGISVIDVSQTALMNLGWDEIRLTHPVFLGDTLYAESIVLEKRESRSRPYAGIVTCKTRGLNQDGDEVMSWRRAVMVYRRDAPQDKNYFPRARTGPLTP; from the coding sequence GTGACCGTGCACGAACCCGGCCTCGGCCGGTACTACGAGGACTTCGTCGTCGGCGACGTCTACCAGCACCCGCTCGGCCGCACGATCAGCGAGGCCGACAACACCTGGTTCACCCTGCTGACGATGAACACCAACCAGAACCACTTCAACGCCCACTTCGCCGCCCGCGCCCCGGTCGGGAAGGTCATCGTCAACTCCGGCCTGTCCGTGGCGATCGTGCTCGGCATCTCGGTGATCGACGTCAGCCAGACCGCCCTGATGAACCTCGGCTGGGACGAGATCAGGCTGACCCACCCGGTCTTCCTGGGCGACACCCTGTACGCGGAGTCGATCGTGCTGGAGAAGCGGGAGTCGCGGTCGCGGCCCTACGCCGGGATCGTCACCTGCAAGACCCGCGGCCTCAACCAGGACGGCGACGAGGTCATGTCCTGGCGCCGCGCGGTGATGGTCTACCGCCGCGACGCGCCGCAGGACAAGAACTACTTCCCGAGGGCCAGAACCGGCCCGCTCACCCCCTGA
- a CDS encoding acyl-CoA dehydrogenase family protein — protein sequence MNFELNEEQQLFRRTLREFVDKEIVPVASEWERAGRYPTEIVEGFKEMGLFGITIPEEYGGLALDRVSFALVFEEIARGWMGVAGVLGSHSLAAWMIARYGTEEQRDAYLPDLATGARRTGIALTEPAAGTDLQGIQTRAVRDGDHYVINGTKTWITNARHADPMPVLVKTSVTDPAHRGMSLVLVEAGTPGYTVSRDLPKLGYKGTETCEIVLQDVRVPVSALLGGAEGRGMQQALSALELGRVNIAARAVGLSQCAYDAALGYSRERHAFGRPIADFQAIQLKLADMATDIQAARLLTYWAAVRSESGAVNSEAAMAKYFASEVALRATTEAMRIHGGYGYSQEFVLERLYRDAPLMAIGEGTNDIQRMVIAKSLISGAAKIGW from the coding sequence ATGAACTTCGAGCTCAACGAGGAGCAGCAGCTGTTCCGCCGGACCCTGCGGGAGTTCGTCGACAAGGAGATCGTGCCGGTCGCCTCCGAGTGGGAACGGGCTGGCCGCTACCCCACGGAGATCGTCGAGGGCTTCAAGGAGATGGGGCTGTTCGGGATCACGATCCCCGAGGAGTACGGCGGGCTCGCCCTGGACCGGGTGTCGTTCGCCCTGGTCTTCGAGGAGATCGCGCGCGGATGGATGGGCGTGGCCGGGGTGCTCGGCTCGCACTCCCTGGCGGCCTGGATGATCGCCAGGTACGGCACCGAGGAACAGCGGGACGCCTACCTGCCGGACCTGGCCACCGGCGCCCGCCGTACCGGCATCGCGCTGACCGAGCCCGCGGCGGGCACCGACCTGCAGGGCATCCAGACGCGGGCCGTCCGCGACGGCGACCACTACGTGATCAACGGCACCAAGACGTGGATCACCAACGCCAGGCACGCCGACCCGATGCCCGTCCTGGTCAAGACCTCCGTCACCGACCCCGCGCACCGCGGCATGTCCCTCGTCCTCGTCGAGGCGGGAACCCCCGGTTACACCGTCAGCCGCGACCTGCCCAAGCTCGGCTACAAGGGCACCGAGACCTGCGAGATCGTGCTGCAGGACGTGCGCGTCCCGGTGTCCGCGCTGCTCGGCGGGGCCGAGGGGCGGGGCATGCAGCAGGCGCTGTCGGCCCTGGAGCTCGGCCGGGTCAACATCGCCGCCCGCGCGGTCGGCCTCTCCCAGTGCGCCTACGACGCCGCGCTGGGCTACTCGCGTGAGCGTCACGCCTTCGGGCGGCCCATCGCGGACTTCCAGGCCATCCAGCTCAAGCTCGCCGACATGGCCACCGACATCCAGGCGGCCCGGCTGCTGACCTACTGGGCGGCGGTCCGCTCGGAGAGCGGCGCGGTGAACTCCGAGGCCGCGATGGCCAAGTACTTCGCCTCCGAGGTCGCGCTGCGCGCCACCACGGAGGCGATGCGGATCCACGGCGGCTACGGCTACTCGCAGGAGTTCGTCCTCGAACGCCTCTACCGCGACGCGCCCCTGATGGCCATCGGCGAGGGCACCAACGACATCCAGCGGATGGTGATCGCGAAGTCCCTCATCTCGGGGGCGGCCAAGATCGGGTGGTGA
- a CDS encoding sensor histidine kinase, with the protein MEPLVAVLLVAALVGVPALVLWRVLRGRRELGSSPAERATFETLHTASLAAPPLRAGLTEAGAQKASRHLRELLGSPALAITDEERLLVYDGEGDHHAREVFAHAAKTLSGGRTRVLGPEVVSCDLPECPIRFAVVVPLTTDGRVVGSLAAYGGHASAGLVRAAHEVANWVDSQLELAELDRSRTRLMEAEVRALRAQISPHFIYNSLTTIASFVRSDPDRSRELLLEFADFTRYSFRRHGEFTTLAEELRSIDRYLTLERARFGDQLQVTLRIAPEVLAVAVPFLCLQPLVENAVQHGLESKPGIGRISIVAEDAGAECRISVEDDGVGMEPDRLRRILAGDADERSGAGGVGLVNVDERLRQVYGDEYGLVAETAKGAGTKVSVRLPKYHPGVSAR; encoded by the coding sequence GTGGAACCCCTCGTCGCCGTGTTGCTGGTCGCCGCACTGGTCGGCGTACCCGCCCTGGTGCTGTGGCGGGTGCTGCGCGGCCGCAGGGAGCTGGGCAGCAGCCCCGCGGAGCGGGCCACGTTCGAGACCCTGCACACCGCGTCCCTGGCCGCGCCGCCGCTGCGGGCGGGGCTGACCGAGGCGGGGGCGCAGAAGGCGTCCCGCCACCTGCGGGAGCTGCTGGGCTCCCCGGCGCTGGCGATCACCGACGAGGAGCGGCTGCTGGTCTACGACGGCGAGGGCGACCACCACGCCCGCGAGGTGTTCGCCCACGCGGCCAAGACGCTCTCCGGAGGCCGGACCCGCGTCCTGGGTCCCGAGGTCGTCTCGTGCGACCTTCCCGAGTGCCCGATCAGGTTCGCCGTGGTGGTGCCGCTCACCACCGACGGCAGGGTGGTGGGCTCCCTCGCCGCGTACGGCGGGCACGCTTCGGCGGGTCTGGTCAGGGCCGCCCACGAGGTCGCGAACTGGGTCGACTCGCAGCTGGAGCTGGCCGAGCTCGACCGGTCGAGAACGCGCCTGATGGAGGCGGAGGTTCGGGCGCTGCGCGCGCAGATCTCCCCGCACTTCATCTACAACTCGCTGACGACCATCGCCAGCTTCGTCCGTTCCGACCCCGACCGCTCCCGCGAGCTGCTGCTGGAGTTCGCCGACTTCACCCGCTACTCCTTCCGCCGGCACGGGGAGTTCACCACGCTGGCCGAGGAGCTGCGCTCCATCGACCGTTACCTCACCCTGGAACGTGCCCGTTTCGGCGACCAGCTCCAGGTGACGTTGCGCATCGCCCCGGAGGTGCTCGCGGTCGCGGTGCCGTTCCTGTGCCTGCAGCCTCTGGTGGAGAACGCGGTCCAGCACGGGCTGGAGAGCAAGCCCGGGATCGGGCGTATCTCGATCGTCGCCGAGGACGCCGGGGCCGAGTGCCGGATCAGCGTGGAGGACGACGGCGTCGGCATGGAGCCCGACCGCCTGCGCCGCATCCTGGCCGGTGACGCCGACGAGCGCTCGGGGGCCGGGGGAGTGGGTCTGGTCAACGTGGACGAGCGGTTGCGTCAGGTCTACGGTGACGAGTACGGCCTGGTGGCGGAGACGGCCAAGGGAGCGGGAACGAAGGTCAGCGTCCGCCTGCCCAAGTACCATCCGGGTGTCTCCGCCCGTTGA
- a CDS encoding LytR/AlgR family response regulator transcription factor gives MTGLRVLAVDDELPALEDLAYLLRDDPRIGEVSLARDGAAALRVLDRAIADGRPIDAVFLDIRMRGLDGVVLGRLLSQFANPPRVVFVTAYEEHAVDAFEIKAEDYLLKPVRPERLAEAIRRVFVSAELPESEGSGRADPDTIPVELGGVTRFVASTEVRYVEAQGDYARLHTAGGSHLVRISLATLEERWSSAGFVRVHRSHLVAVKHIDELHIDSGRCVVRIGETEIPVSRRHTRELRDLLVRRARKGRSE, from the coding sequence GTGACCGGCCTGCGTGTCCTTGCGGTGGACGACGAGCTTCCCGCGCTGGAGGACCTGGCCTACCTGCTCCGGGACGACCCCCGTATCGGAGAGGTCTCCCTGGCCAGGGACGGGGCTGCCGCGCTGCGGGTCCTGGACCGGGCGATCGCCGACGGGCGGCCGATCGACGCGGTCTTCCTCGACATCCGGATGCGAGGCCTGGACGGGGTGGTGCTCGGCCGCCTGCTCTCGCAGTTCGCCAACCCGCCCCGGGTGGTCTTCGTGACGGCCTACGAGGAGCACGCGGTCGACGCCTTCGAGATCAAGGCCGAGGACTACCTGCTCAAGCCGGTACGGCCGGAGCGGCTGGCCGAGGCGATCCGCAGGGTGTTCGTCTCCGCGGAGCTGCCGGAGAGCGAGGGTTCCGGCCGTGCCGACCCCGACACCATCCCGGTGGAGCTCGGCGGTGTCACCCGGTTCGTGGCCAGCACCGAGGTCCGGTACGTGGAGGCGCAGGGCGACTACGCCCGCCTGCACACCGCGGGGGGCAGTCACCTCGTCCGCATCTCGCTGGCCACGCTGGAGGAGCGCTGGTCCTCGGCGGGGTTCGTGCGGGTGCATCGCAGCCATCTGGTCGCGGTCAAGCACATCGACGAGCTGCACATCGACTCGGGCCGGTGCGTGGTCCGCATCGGCGAGACCGAGATCCCGGTCAGTCGCCGTCACACCCGTGAGCTGCGTGATCTCCTGGTCCGCAGGGCGCGCAAGGGCAGGTCGGAATGA
- a CDS encoding sodium/solute symporter, whose protein sequence is MSTAYGVTAVVLVVLAAVLIGAFGIRLSRTTSDFYVASRTVSPLWNASAIGGEYLSAASFLGIAGLILTYGADMLWLPVGWTGGYLVLLVLVSAPLRRSGAYTLPDFAEARLESMAVRRMAGVLVVLIGWLYLMPQFQSAGLVLRAITGAPEWAGGLLVAAVVAVNVMSGGMRSITFVQAFQYWLKLTALAVPLVFLLLAWRSDGAPGLSAEDTATWALPLSTGREYGLYSTYSLILATFLGTMGLPHVLVRFYTNPDGRAARRTTLVVLSLLGAFYLLPAVYGALGRIYVPELEGSDTVVLSLPGRLIGGVAGDLLTALVTAGAFAAFLSTSSGLTVSVAGVIGQDILKGGVRSFRAAAVLAVIVPLALAAFARSLPVADVVGLAFAVAASSFCPLLVLGIWWRRLTPAGAMAGLLAGGGLACGAVLMTIGGGPHTGLVGALLAQPAAWTVPIAFLVMVVVSLLTPGRIPPNVARTMVRLHTPEILNLDRGDWRPRSS, encoded by the coding sequence ATGAGCACCGCGTACGGTGTGACGGCGGTGGTGCTGGTGGTGCTGGCGGCGGTGCTGATCGGCGCGTTCGGGATCAGGCTGTCGCGGACCACCTCCGACTTCTACGTCGCCTCCCGCACGGTCTCCCCGCTGTGGAACGCCTCCGCCATCGGCGGGGAGTATCTGTCGGCCGCGAGCTTCCTGGGCATCGCCGGGCTGATCCTCACCTACGGCGCCGACATGCTGTGGCTGCCGGTCGGCTGGACGGGCGGCTATCTGGTGCTGCTCGTGCTGGTCTCCGCGCCGCTGCGCCGCTCGGGCGCGTACACGCTGCCCGACTTCGCCGAGGCGCGGCTGGAGTCGATGGCGGTGCGGCGGATGGCCGGGGTGCTGGTCGTGCTGATCGGCTGGCTGTACCTGATGCCGCAGTTCCAGAGCGCGGGCCTGGTCCTGCGGGCCATCACCGGCGCCCCCGAGTGGGCGGGGGGCCTGCTGGTGGCGGCCGTGGTCGCGGTGAACGTGATGTCCGGCGGCATGCGGTCGATCACGTTCGTGCAGGCCTTCCAGTACTGGCTGAAGCTCACCGCGCTGGCCGTGCCGCTGGTGTTCCTGCTGCTGGCGTGGCGGAGTGACGGCGCGCCGGGGCTGAGCGCGGAGGACACGGCCACGTGGGCACTGCCGCTGTCGACCGGCAGGGAGTACGGCCTCTACTCGACCTACTCGCTGATCCTGGCCACGTTCCTGGGCACCATGGGGCTGCCGCACGTGCTGGTCCGCTTCTACACCAACCCCGACGGCCGGGCGGCGCGCCGTACGACGCTGGTGGTCCTGTCGCTGCTCGGTGCCTTCTACCTGCTGCCGGCGGTGTACGGCGCGCTGGGCCGGATCTACGTCCCGGAGCTGGAGGGCAGTGACACGGTGGTCCTGTCGCTGCCCGGACGGCTGATCGGCGGCGTGGCCGGGGACCTGCTGACGGCGCTGGTGACGGCCGGGGCGTTCGCGGCGTTCCTGTCGACCTCCTCGGGGCTGACGGTCTCGGTCGCCGGGGTCATCGGGCAGGACATCCTCAAGGGTGGCGTGCGGTCGTTCCGGGCGGCGGCGGTGCTGGCCGTGATCGTCCCGCTCGCCCTGGCGGCCTTCGCCCGCTCGCTGCCGGTCGCCGACGTCGTCGGCCTGGCGTTCGCGGTGGCGGCCTCCTCCTTCTGCCCGCTTCTGGTGCTGGGCATCTGGTGGCGGCGGCTGACCCCGGCCGGCGCGATGGCCGGGCTGCTCGCCGGTGGCGGCCTGGCCTGCGGCGCGGTCCTGATGACGATCGGCGGGGGGCCGCACACCGGCCTGGTCGGTGCCCTGCTGGCCCAGCCCGCGGCGTGGACGGTGCCGATCGCCTTTCTCGTCATGGTGGTGGTCTCGCTGCTGACGCCGGGGCGCATCCCGCCGAACGTGGCCCGCACGATGGTGCGCCTGCACACCCCCGAGATCCTCAACCTGGACCGGGGTGACTGGCGGCCCCGGTCCTCTTGA
- a CDS encoding MFS transporter, with product MPQVLRRSRFRLVYFGMAVSLLGDASLLLVPGILAKSLTGSDAAAGLTLFFFTLPLCFSPFFGYLIDRVDRRKLLIVTCVLSGISLAPLIAVTGQDRVWLVYPVSAAMGCSYAVIFSALGGLLKAILPEHLLAEANGALHTTRQGLRLFGPLLGVAVYTGFGLGALVLFDMVTFLVAAGVFAMLPVPEPVPAVSPAPSGRRREEFWAGVRHLSADPPLRRAAVALCLMFSLAGATESLIFAVIEHGLARSPEFTAFTSTAMGLGAIAGGLWSPMVIARRGELFAIGAGVGLYGVAVICWMVPAEAAVLGAMAVAGAGLTLEGVARTTLVQRRSPGHLVGRVSTAFESLTGVAQLLSLLGGAVLVSLVDYRLLLAVVGLTACCAGAYALRGGGLRRERAPAGNRSSCDTDLSPQAPSN from the coding sequence ATGCCGCAGGTCCTGCGCCGGTCCCGGTTCCGGCTCGTCTACTTCGGGATGGCCGTCAGCCTGCTGGGTGACGCCTCGCTGCTGCTGGTACCGGGAATCCTGGCCAAGAGCCTCACCGGCTCCGACGCCGCCGCCGGCCTGACCCTGTTCTTCTTCACCCTGCCCCTGTGCTTCTCGCCCTTCTTCGGATACCTGATCGACCGGGTGGACCGCAGGAAGCTCCTGATCGTCACCTGCGTGCTGTCGGGGATCTCGCTCGCCCCGCTGATCGCGGTCACCGGGCAGGACAGGGTATGGCTGGTCTACCCGGTGTCCGCGGCCATGGGCTGCTCGTACGCGGTGATCTTCTCCGCGCTCGGCGGGCTGCTCAAAGCCATCCTGCCCGAGCACCTGCTCGCCGAGGCCAACGGGGCCCTGCACACCACCCGGCAGGGGCTGAGGCTGTTCGGGCCGCTGCTGGGCGTGGCCGTCTACACCGGCTTCGGCCTCGGCGCGCTCGTGCTGTTCGACATGGTCACCTTCCTGGTCGCCGCCGGGGTCTTCGCGATGCTCCCCGTGCCGGAGCCCGTTCCGGCCGTCTCGCCGGCCCCCTCGGGGCGCCGGCGTGAGGAGTTCTGGGCCGGGGTCCGCCACCTCTCCGCCGACCCGCCGCTGCGCCGCGCGGCCGTGGCGCTCTGCCTGATGTTCTCGCTGGCCGGGGCGACCGAATCGCTGATCTTCGCGGTCATCGAGCACGGCCTCGCCAGGTCGCCGGAGTTCACCGCGTTCACCTCGACCGCGATGGGCCTCGGGGCGATCGCCGGGGGGTTGTGGAGTCCCATGGTGATCGCGCGCAGGGGCGAGCTGTTCGCGATCGGCGCGGGCGTCGGCCTGTACGGCGTGGCGGTCATCTGCTGGATGGTCCCCGCGGAGGCGGCCGTGCTGGGGGCGATGGCGGTGGCGGGCGCCGGGCTGACCCTGGAGGGGGTGGCCAGGACGACCCTGGTGCAGCGCCGCAGTCCGGGCCATCTCGTCGGCCGGGTCTCCACCGCCTTCGAGTCCCTCACCGGGGTCGCGCAACTGCTGTCCCTGCTCGGGGGCGCCGTGCTGGTGTCGCTCGTCGACTACCGCCTCCTGCTGGCGGTGGTCGGCCTGACGGCCTGCTGCGCCGGGGCGTACGCCCTGCGGGGAGGGGGATTGCGGCGGGAACGGGCCCCCGCGGGAAACCGTTCGTCGTGCGATACAGACCTTTCACCGCAAGCCCCATCCAACTGA
- a CDS encoding DUF485 domain-containing protein has protein sequence MTARQHDSSVYEEIQANDQFQELKRRFRAWAFPMTAAFLAWYLLYVVLSAWARDFMGTKVFGNINVALIFGLLQFVSTFGIAWAYSRFAEKKLDPLADEIRHGIEGKTE, from the coding sequence GTGACCGCCAGGCAACATGATTCATCGGTCTACGAAGAAATTCAGGCCAACGACCAATTCCAGGAGTTGAAGAGGCGTTTCCGGGCCTGGGCGTTCCCGATGACCGCGGCGTTCCTCGCGTGGTACCTGCTTTACGTCGTCCTGTCCGCCTGGGCGCGCGACTTCATGGGCACGAAGGTTTTCGGCAACATCAACGTGGCGCTGATCTTCGGTCTGCTCCAGTTCGTGTCGACGTTCGGGATCGCCTGGGCCTACTCCCGTTTCGCCGAGAAGAAGCTCGACCCGCTGGCCGACGAGATCCGCCACGGTATCGAGGGGAAGACCGAATGA